The following are encoded together in the Erwinia sp. E602 genome:
- a CDS encoding YbhB/YbcL family Raf kinase inhibitor-like protein — MKLYSDSFNDGAAIPGEFAFAVAGSDEPIALSSNRNPHLRWEDVPAGTQSLLLICHDPDVPSRADDVNQAGRTVSRDLPRIDFAHWILHGIAPDVREIAAGSHSSAITAGGKPATSLPTEFEHGINDYTLWFSGDAQMAGSYFGYDGPCPPWNDELMHRYIFTLYALDVPSLTIEGEPVLANVRAALGKVGVLAEASLTGLYTLNPDV, encoded by the coding sequence ATGAAACTTTACAGTGACAGCTTTAACGACGGTGCGGCGATCCCGGGCGAATTCGCCTTTGCGGTAGCGGGAAGCGACGAGCCGATTGCGCTCTCCAGCAACCGCAACCCGCACCTGCGCTGGGAAGATGTGCCGGCAGGGACGCAGTCGCTGCTGCTGATCTGCCACGATCCGGACGTGCCTTCCCGCGCGGACGACGTTAACCAGGCGGGCCGCACCGTCTCACGCGATCTGCCGCGTATCGACTTCGCCCACTGGATCCTGCACGGCATTGCACCCGACGTGCGTGAGATTGCCGCAGGCAGCCACTCGTCGGCGATTACCGCCGGCGGTAAACCGGCCACCAGCCTGCCGACTGAATTTGAGCACGGCATCAACGACTATACGCTGTGGTTCAGCGGCGATGCGCAGATGGCCGGCAGCTACTTTGGCTATGACGGCCCGTGCCCGCCGTGGAACGACGAGCTGATGCACCGCTATATCTTCACCCTCTACGCGCTGGACGTGCCATCGCTGACCATCGAAGGTGAGCCGGTGCTGGCTAACGTCAGGGCCGCGCTGGGCAAGGTCG